The following are from one region of the Arcobacter defluvii genome:
- a CDS encoding tetratricopeptide repeat protein, giving the protein MLKPIILSISAVFLFTACSFKIPSFDWFSFSDSDKYADILQEADNCQKVENEDSKLSCYRNIENTNSFAQIRLGTYYANKKDYKSALKYLNQAKQNDNIYANLPLAFLYYKGEGVQKDLNKSFELLKESSDIDPTAAYQLSRFYLQGINTKIDNEKGIELLNFAASKGVSAAQEILVNTYKNGLFEQPRDQKKVEFWQNKLKEEVEDVNHKIYRL; this is encoded by the coding sequence ATGTTAAAACCAATTATCCTTTCAATTAGTGCTGTTTTTTTATTTACAGCTTGTTCTTTTAAAATACCAAGTTTTGATTGGTTCTCTTTTTCTGATTCTGATAAATATGCAGATATTTTACAAGAAGCAGATAATTGCCAAAAAGTTGAAAATGAAGATTCTAAACTTAGTTGTTATAGAAATATAGAAAATACAAATTCATTTGCACAAATAAGATTAGGAACTTATTATGCAAATAAAAAAGATTATAAATCTGCCTTAAAATATTTAAATCAAGCAAAACAAAATGATAATATTTATGCAAATCTTCCTTTAGCTTTTTTATACTATAAAGGAGAAGGTGTTCAAAAAGATTTAAATAAATCTTTTGAGCTTTTAAAAGAATCAAGTGATATTGACCCAACAGCAGCCTATCAACTTTCTAGATTTTATCTTCAAGGTATAAATACTAAGATTGATAATGAAAAAGGTATAGAATTGTTAAATTTTGCAGCATCAAAAGGCGTATCTGCAGCTCAAGAAATACTTGTTAATACTTATAAAAATGGTTTATTTGAACAACCAAGAGATCAAAAGAAAGTAGAATTTTGGCAAAATAAACTGAAAGAAGAAGTTGAAGATGTAAATCACAAGATTTACAGACTTTAA
- a CDS encoding TetR/AcrR family transcriptional regulator: protein MKNRINDELNKVKKDLYLKAAANYFDKSGYKNFKISHLAKELETSVGTIYNLFNSKDDLYLEYLIFKLQKFMETLKENETSDPKKNLELYLSCKYEIFIQIDNNPDETLTNDPYFFHKLDISNHQIVDEIYDYLIRQFKKLYPNSDINYKHISTLFKKLSDGFIESYLIEKYDTRNIVKDTIELFFHGLEKK from the coding sequence ATGAAAAATAGAATAAATGATGAATTAAACAAAGTAAAAAAAGATTTATATTTAAAAGCCGCTGCTAACTATTTTGATAAAAGTGGTTATAAAAATTTTAAAATCTCACATCTCGCAAAAGAGTTGGAAACTTCTGTTGGAACAATTTATAATCTTTTTAATTCTAAAGATGATTTATACTTAGAATATTTGATTTTTAAACTTCAAAAGTTTATGGAAACTTTAAAAGAAAATGAAACTTCAGACCCTAAAAAAAATTTAGAACTTTATTTATCATGTAAATATGAAATATTTATACAAATTGATAATAATCCAGATGAAACTTTGACAAATGATCCTTATTTTTTTCATAAATTAGATATTTCAAATCATCAAATTGTTGATGAAATTTATGATTACTTAATAAGGCAATTTAAAAAGCTTTATCCAAATTCAGATATAAATTATAAACATATATCAACACTATTTAAAAAATTATCAGATGGATTTATAGAGAGTTATTTGATTGAAAAATATGATACAAGAAATATTGTAAAAGATACAATAGAACTTTTTTTCCATGGTTTGGAAAAAAAGTAA
- the dauA gene encoding C4-dicarboxylic acid transporter DauA: MKNNILSGLTVGIIALPLSMALAIATGVPPQLGLYTAIIAGISAAIFGSSKINISGPTAAFVVILIPIVQEFGITGLLLCGLLSGIILIFIGILKLGTLIELIPYPVTVGFTSGIAVVIATFQIKDFFGLTISNFEGSYLDKIYLLSTSFHTIDFAEFTIGLMTLLLLILWQKTKSKIPAALIALTFTTIIVAFLNIYIPTLDISTISSTFHYKIGDLEGNGIPPIPLQFSLPWGNLNIQDINLDLLYKLFPHAIAIAILGALESLLCAVISDGMTGNKTDPNKELIGQGITNIIVPFFGGIPATAAIARTVVNIKSGANSKISSIIHALFILVAITFISTYLSYLPMASLSALLLMVAWNMSEVKHFVNIIKVAPKNDVYVLLTCFILTVLIDMQVAVAVGIGLASVLFIKRTIDLYSIELVNTQNLTVHPDIPENISIYDINGPMFFGAAQNALKTLLNTNEDTNIVILNMKNVTMIDITAMVALKSIIDNFKNHDKKLIFSGLNTRILKKLTKANFKFDENNLKNFIDIDEAIAYSKTVI, translated from the coding sequence ATGAAAAATAATATTTTATCAGGATTAACTGTTGGAATTATAGCTCTTCCTTTATCAATGGCATTAGCAATTGCCACAGGCGTTCCACCTCAACTTGGACTTTATACTGCAATTATCGCAGGAATTTCTGCTGCTATTTTTGGAAGTAGTAAAATAAATATTTCTGGACCAACTGCAGCTTTTGTAGTTATTCTCATACCAATTGTGCAAGAGTTTGGTATAACTGGATTATTACTTTGTGGATTACTCTCTGGAATTATCTTAATTTTTATAGGTATTTTAAAGTTGGGTACATTAATTGAACTTATTCCATATCCTGTAACTGTTGGATTTACATCAGGAATTGCTGTTGTTATTGCTACTTTTCAAATAAAAGATTTTTTTGGATTAACTATTTCAAATTTTGAAGGAAGTTATTTAGATAAAATATATTTGTTATCTACTTCATTTCATACTATTGATTTTGCTGAATTTACAATAGGATTAATGACTCTTCTTCTACTAATTTTATGGCAAAAAACAAAAAGTAAAATACCAGCTGCTTTAATTGCACTTACTTTTACAACAATTATTGTAGCTTTTTTAAATATTTATATTCCAACCCTTGACATTTCAACTATCTCATCAACTTTTCACTATAAAATCGGAGATTTAGAAGGAAATGGTATTCCTCCTATTCCATTACAATTTTCACTTCCTTGGGGAAATTTAAATATACAAGATATAAATCTTGATTTATTATATAAACTCTTTCCTCATGCAATTGCAATTGCAATTTTAGGGGCATTAGAATCGCTTTTATGTGCAGTTATTTCTGATGGGATGACAGGAAATAAAACTGATCCAAATAAAGAGTTAATAGGTCAAGGAATTACTAATATTATTGTTCCATTTTTTGGTGGGATTCCTGCAACTGCGGCAATTGCAAGAACAGTTGTAAATATTAAATCAGGCGCAAACTCTAAAATATCTTCGATAATTCACGCTTTATTTATTTTGGTAGCTATAACTTTCATATCAACTTATCTTTCATATTTACCAATGGCTTCTCTTTCAGCTTTATTATTGATGGTTGCTTGGAATATGTCAGAAGTAAAACACTTTGTAAATATTATAAAAGTTGCTCCTAAAAATGATGTTTATGTTTTATTAACTTGTTTTATTTTAACAGTTTTAATAGATATGCAAGTTGCTGTTGCTGTTGGAATTGGACTTGCTTCTGTTTTATTTATAAAAAGAACTATTGATTTATACTCTATTGAATTAGTTAATACTCAAAATCTTACTGTTCATCCTGATATTCCAGAAAATATCTCTATTTATGATATAAATGGACCAATGTTCTTTGGAGCAGCTCAAAATGCTTTAAAAACTCTTTTAAATACAAATGAAGATACAAATATTGTAATTTTAAATATGAAAAATGTAACAATGATAGATATCACAGCTATGGTTGCATTAAAATCAATAATTGATAATTTTAAAAATCATGATAAAAAACTAATTTTTTCAGGTTTAAATACAAGAATATTAAAAAAATTAACAAAAGCAAATTTTAAATTTGATGAGAATAATTTAAAAAATTTTATTGATATAGATGAAGCTATTGCTTATTCAAAAACTGTAATATAA
- the nfo gene encoding deoxyribonuclease IV → MKYVGAHVSASGGVYNAPINAVEIGAKAFALFTKNQRQWTAKELDTKTIDKWFKELEKSKIQPKHILPHDSYLINLGHPETDARAKSLDSFILELERCEILGLDRLNFHPGSHLRKISEEECLNNIAESMNRAIDATKDVKLVIENTAGQGSNLGYKFEHLAYIIDKIEDKSRVGVCIDTCHMFTAGYDIRTRETYDKTWALFDEIVGRNYLMGMHINDSKPELGSRVDRHDSLGCGQIGWDAFKFIMNDDRMDDIPLVLETINEEIWAQEIKALYDLVEN, encoded by the coding sequence ATGAAATATGTAGGAGCTCATGTAAGTGCAAGTGGTGGAGTTTATAATGCACCAATTAATGCAGTTGAAATTGGGGCAAAAGCTTTTGCTCTTTTTACAAAAAATCAAAGACAATGGACAGCAAAAGAGTTAGATACTAAAACCATAGACAAATGGTTTAAAGAGCTAGAAAAATCAAAAATCCAACCAAAACATATCTTACCTCATGATAGTTATCTAATAAATTTAGGTCATCCAGAAACTGATGCAAGAGCAAAATCTCTTGATAGTTTTATTCTAGAATTAGAAAGATGTGAAATTTTAGGTTTAGATAGATTAAATTTTCATCCAGGTTCACACTTACGAAAAATATCTGAAGAAGAGTGTTTAAATAATATTGCAGAATCTATGAATAGAGCAATTGACGCTACAAAAGATGTAAAACTTGTGATTGAAAATACAGCAGGGCAAGGAAGTAATCTTGGATATAAGTTTGAACATTTAGCTTACATAATAGATAAAATTGAAGATAAAAGTAGAGTTGGTGTTTGTATTGATACCTGTCATATGTTTACTGCTGGTTATGATATAAGAACAAGAGAAACTTATGATAAAACTTGGGCTCTTTTTGACGAAATTGTAGGTAGAAACTATTTAATGGGAATGCATATAAATGATTCAAAACCTGAACTTGGAAGTAGAGTAGATAGACATGATAGTTTAGGTTGTGGACAAATTGGATGGGATGCTTTTAAATTTATTATGAATGATGATAGAATGGATGATATACCGTTAGTTCTTGAAACAATAAATGAAGAGATTTGGGCACAAGAGATTAAAGCTTTATATGATTTAGTGGAAAATTAA
- a CDS encoding NAD(P)/FAD-dependent oxidoreductase, with product MKKVVIIGGGYAGIYALRELVKNKNIKITLIDKHTYHNLQPEVYDLIANKSTFADVTIDLTTLCRGFNHNHLEFKNLKVRKIDQHTRKIYTEEQEIVEFDYLIMAAGTRTFFPSSIPGLNNADDIKKLHRAITFKQSFERQLFEKIRDEAKQCADTHIVVVGAGLSGVEIAAEMAYYSNKFFQRGNFSCDNLKISLISSSASILPGLKPDLINISQQRLRALGINIITNTKLQKVEDGYCILSNGTKINHSFVVFTGGVEASTITSELEDVAKNGRGQIIVNEFMQSDKYENIFAVGDIAEVKNQQGEIMPPNVTIARISGANAGKNVLNMINGKSLQKCDPKLDGILIALGGQYAAGDIYGLLTVKGRLAYEIKKYVFSSYRKPLIKLIKKGYAKLKKL from the coding sequence ATGAAGAAAGTCGTTATTATCGGTGGTGGATATGCAGGAATATATGCATTAAGAGAGTTGGTTAAAAATAAAAATATTAAAATTACATTAATTGATAAACACACTTATCATAATTTGCAACCCGAAGTTTATGATTTAATTGCGAATAAATCTACTTTTGCAGATGTTACAATTGATTTAACTACTTTATGTAGAGGTTTTAATCATAATCACTTAGAATTTAAAAATTTAAAAGTTAGAAAAATTGACCAACATACAAGAAAAATATATACAGAAGAACAAGAAATAGTAGAATTTGATTATTTAATCATGGCAGCAGGAACTAGAACATTCTTTCCTTCAAGTATTCCAGGTCTTAACAATGCAGATGACATAAAAAAACTTCATAGAGCAATTACATTTAAACAAAGTTTTGAAAGACAACTTTTTGAAAAAATTAGAGATGAAGCAAAACAATGTGCAGATACACATATTGTTGTAGTTGGAGCTGGACTTTCAGGAGTTGAAATTGCAGCTGAAATGGCTTACTATTCAAATAAATTTTTCCAAAGGGGAAATTTCTCTTGTGACAATTTAAAAATCTCTTTAATTAGTAGTTCAGCATCAATTCTTCCTGGTTTAAAACCTGATCTTATAAATATTTCTCAACAAAGATTAAGAGCATTAGGAATAAATATCATTACAAATACAAAACTTCAAAAAGTTGAAGATGGATACTGCATCTTATCAAATGGAACAAAAATTAATCACTCATTTGTTGTATTCACAGGAGGAGTTGAAGCTTCAACTATTACATCAGAGCTTGAAGATGTAGCTAAAAATGGTAGAGGTCAAATTATTGTAAATGAATTTATGCAATCAGATAAATATGAAAATATTTTTGCCGTTGGAGACATTGCAGAAGTTAAAAACCAACAAGGTGAAATTATGCCACCAAACGTTACAATTGCTAGAATCAGTGGTGCAAATGCAGGTAAAAATGTTTTAAATATGATAAATGGTAAATCTTTACAAAAATGTGATCCAAAACTTGATGGTATTTTAATTGCTCTTGGTGGACAATATGCAGCAGGTGATATTTATGGATTATTAACTGTAAAAGGTAGACTTGCTTACGAAATCAAAAAATATGTATTTAGTTCATATAGAAAACCTTTAATTAAATTAATTAAAAAAGGTTATGCAAAACTAAAAAAACTGTAA
- a CDS encoding sodium-dependent transporter — protein MHKNRFTRIGFILAAAGSAVGLGNIWKFPYITGENGGGIFVLVYLATVFFIGMSIFIGEVLIGSLQNKDAVSTIENLAPTNKKYWKYTGFTFLTGIFILTFYPVVIGWIFNYIVLSINSLPSNFKESETLFMTFLKNDIFTQIFYYTLAFIVIAYTISKGVKKGIEKLNNILMPSLIIILAILLIYTVQLDGFSKAIEFMFYPNFEKFNSSSIIVAVGHAFFTLSIGMATIITYSASLDKNVNIVKASITVVIMDTLIAIVAGIIIFSIIFTASQEPSKGAGLVFITLPAIFYQMGTIGIYLAILFFIALAFAAITSAISILEPTVMYLVERKNMPRKNATYSVAFIAYALGLLALLSNTDSFSTNLTLGSKNLFDWFDFISSAILMPIGGILLAIFIGYIMDKKLSKNALVPFMGETYYKIWLFIMRFVAPISIFILMLNEIGIIKF, from the coding sequence ATGCATAAAAATAGATTTACAAGAATTGGATTTATTCTTGCAGCTGCGGGAAGTGCGGTTGGACTTGGGAATATTTGGAAATTTCCTTATATTACAGGTGAAAATGGAGGAGGAATTTTTGTTCTTGTTTATTTAGCAACTGTTTTTTTCATAGGAATGTCAATATTTATTGGGGAAGTTTTAATAGGTAGTCTTCAAAATAAAGATGCTGTTAGTACAATTGAGAATCTTGCCCCTACAAATAAAAAGTATTGGAAATATACAGGATTTACTTTTTTAACTGGTATTTTTATATTAACTTTTTATCCTGTTGTAATTGGTTGGATTTTTAATTATATTGTTTTATCAATTAACTCTTTACCTTCAAATTTTAAAGAATCTGAAACGCTTTTTATGACTTTTCTAAAGAATGATATTTTTACCCAAATCTTTTATTATACTTTAGCCTTTATTGTTATTGCTTATACAATTTCAAAAGGAGTAAAAAAAGGTATTGAAAAATTAAATAATATATTAATGCCATCTTTAATAATTATTCTAGCAATTCTACTTATTTACACTGTTCAACTTGATGGTTTTTCTAAAGCAATAGAATTCATGTTTTATCCAAATTTTGAAAAATTTAATTCAAGTTCAATTATAGTTGCAGTAGGACATGCTTTTTTTACTCTATCTATTGGGATGGCAACAATTATAACTTATTCGGCTTCATTAGATAAAAATGTAAATATAGTAAAAGCTTCAATAACTGTTGTTATTATGGATACACTTATTGCTATTGTAGCAGGGATTATAATATTTTCTATAATTTTTACAGCTTCTCAAGAACCTAGTAAAGGTGCAGGTTTAGTATTTATAACTCTTCCAGCAATCTTTTATCAAATGGGAACAATTGGTATTTATTTAGCTATTTTGTTTTTTATTGCCTTAGCATTTGCTGCAATTACTTCTGCAATTTCAATTCTTGAACCAACAGTTATGTATTTGGTAGAAAGAAAAAATATGCCAAGAAAAAATGCTACATATAGTGTTGCTTTTATAGCTTATGCCTTAGGTCTTCTTGCTTTATTATCAAATACTGACTCTTTTTCAACAAATTTGACTTTAGGTTCAAAAAATTTATTTGATTGGTTTGATTTTATAAGTTCTGCTATTTTAATGCCAATTGGAGGAATACTATTAGCAATATTTATTGGATATATAATGGATAAAAAACTTTCTAAAAATGCACTTGTTCCTTTTATGGGAGAGACTTATTATAAAATTTGGTTATTTATTATGAGATTTGTAGCACCTATTTCTATTTTTATTTTAATGTTAAATGAAATAGGAATTATTAAATTTTAA
- a CDS encoding epoxyqueuosine reductase QueH, which translates to MLVHICCAVDSHYFLEKIQEEFPDEKLVGYFYDPNIHPYNEYRLRYLDVEYSCKKLGIPLLEGPYNLEEWLKKVKGMEHLPEKGDRCTVCYDDRLDVSVQKAIELGHDKFTTSLLISPKKSQEKLEKIGEKLTQETGVNFIFRDYRSGNGGQGQGDRVKENSLYRQNYCGCLFGLSAQREIQKKIMDEMFNPISNQIMPESIEERLELYQKRNDLEDAREKYKLIKQRFLNYRLLGGKVSIAKKIVPSYIMCYSTINRNNTNGRIEYTKDSINYLNRDEVKIIDIQTFNLFAGTSYKDVKELMYNPLDFYKELEIRNLIIKNPYDLSALIVLDEIIDDKYEIEINATTYEDIKEEII; encoded by the coding sequence TTGTTAGTTCATATTTGTTGTGCAGTTGATAGTCACTATTTTTTAGAAAAAATACAAGAAGAATTTCCAGATGAAAAATTAGTTGGTTACTTTTATGACCCTAATATTCATCCATATAATGAATATAGACTTAGATATTTAGATGTAGAATACTCGTGTAAGAAATTAGGAATTCCATTACTTGAAGGTCCTTATAACCTTGAAGAATGGTTAAAAAAAGTAAAAGGGATGGAACATCTTCCTGAAAAAGGTGATAGATGTACTGTTTGTTATGATGATAGACTTGATGTGTCAGTTCAAAAAGCAATAGAATTAGGTCATGATAAATTTACAACTTCACTTTTAATTTCACCAAAAAAATCTCAAGAAAAATTAGAAAAAATTGGAGAAAAATTAACACAAGAAACGGGTGTAAATTTTATATTTAGAGATTATAGAAGTGGAAATGGTGGACAAGGTCAAGGGGATAGAGTAAAAGAAAACTCTTTATATAGACAAAATTATTGTGGATGTTTATTTGGATTAAGTGCTCAAAGAGAGATTCAAAAAAAGATTATGGATGAGATGTTTAATCCTATTTCAAATCAAATAATGCCTGAATCAATTGAAGAAAGATTAGAACTTTATCAAAAAAGAAATGATTTAGAAGATGCAAGAGAAAAGTACAAACTTATAAAACAAAGATTTTTGAACTATAGACTATTAGGTGGGAAAGTTAGTATTGCAAAAAAAATCGTTCCTTCATATATTATGTGTTATTCAACTATAAATAGAAATAATACAAATGGAAGAATAGAATACACTAAAGATAGCATAAATTATCTTAATCGTGATGAAGTAAAAATTATAGATATACAAACGTTTAATCTATTTGCAGGAACTTCATATAAAGATGTAAAAGAGTTAATGTATAACCCACTTGATTTTTATAAAGAATTAGAAATCAGAAATCTAATTATAAAAAATCCTTATGATTTAAGTGCTTTAATTGTTCTTGATGAAATAATTGATGATAAATATGAAATAGAAATAAATGCTACAACTTATGAAGATATAAAAGAAGAGATAATATGA
- the lpxB gene encoding lipid-A-disaccharide synthase translates to MKLLVCAMEASSNVHLKELKKYLNSDVELVGVFDKELGNPLYDLTSLAIMGFVDALKKLRFFFRLRDELVELASSCDKVLLMDSSGFNLPLAKKLRETYPNKEIIYYILPQAWAWKKGRVKKLEAYCSKLCSIIPFESEIYNDKNKITYVGHPLLDEIKEFKTQFQETNKIAFMPGSRKTEITNLMPIFKELIKKIPNKEYILIIPAKFDDAYIKKIYGDISNFTISRNTHQTLKECEYAFICSGTATLEAALIGTPFTLSYIAKKFDFFIGKMFVKLNFVGLANIFFEKMGKKPLHSEFLQEDVNVENLLNDYENLDKKLFFENSKILREYLKNGSSQNVARIIQN, encoded by the coding sequence ATGAAACTATTAGTTTGTGCCATGGAAGCTTCATCAAATGTTCATTTAAAGGAATTAAAAAAATATTTAAATTCTGATGTTGAACTTGTTGGAGTTTTTGATAAAGAGTTGGGAAATCCACTTTATGATTTAACTTCATTAGCTATCATGGGATTTGTTGATGCTTTAAAGAAATTAAGATTTTTTTTCCGACTTCGAGATGAATTAGTAGAGCTTGCGTCATCTTGTGACAAAGTTTTACTAATGGATAGTTCAGGATTTAATCTTCCTCTTGCTAAAAAATTAAGAGAAACATATCCAAATAAAGAGATTATTTATTATATTTTACCACAAGCTTGGGCTTGGAAAAAAGGAAGAGTTAAAAAACTTGAAGCTTATTGCTCAAAACTTTGTTCAATTATTCCTTTTGAGAGTGAAATTTATAATGATAAAAATAAAATCACTTACGTAGGACATCCTCTTTTAGATGAAATAAAAGAGTTTAAAACACAATTTCAAGAAACAAATAAAATTGCTTTTATGCCAGGAAGTAGAAAAACAGAAATTACAAATCTAATGCCGATTTTTAAAGAATTAATAAAAAAAATCCCAAATAAAGAGTATATTTTGATAATTCCAGCAAAATTTGATGATGCATATATAAAAAAAATTTATGGAGATATTTCAAATTTTACAATTTCAAGAAATACTCATCAAACTTTAAAAGAGTGTGAATATGCATTTATTTGTTCTGGAACTGCAACTCTTGAAGCAGCACTTATAGGAACACCATTTACACTTTCATATATTGCAAAAAAATTCGATTTTTTTATTGGAAAAATGTTTGTAAAACTAAATTTTGTTGGACTTGCAAATATTTTCTTTGAAAAAATGGGTAAAAAACCTCTTCATAGTGAATTTTTACAAGAAGATGTAAACGTAGAAAATCTTTTAAATGATTATGAAAATCTTGATAAAAAATTATTTTTTGAAAATTCAAAAATTTTAAGAGAGTATCTAAAAAATGGAAGTTCACAAAATGTAGCTCGGATAATTCAAAACTAA
- the fabZ gene encoding 3-hydroxyacyl-ACP dehydratase FabZ produces the protein MLDIMQIQEILPHRYPLLLVDRITDMELKKSIKGFKNISISEPAFQGHFPGHPIYPGVLILEGMAQCGGVLALKSSDMSDEEMKNKVIYFMSIDKAKFRNPVRPGDRLDYELEVVRMKSSLMTLIGKAYVDGKLTAEAELKAMIVDK, from the coding sequence ATGTTAGACATTATGCAAATTCAAGAAATTCTTCCTCATAGATACCCATTATTACTTGTGGACAGAATTACAGATATGGAATTAAAAAAATCTATTAAAGGTTTTAAAAACATCTCTATTTCAGAACCTGCGTTTCAAGGACATTTCCCAGGTCATCCAATTTATCCAGGTGTACTTATTTTAGAAGGAATGGCTCAATGCGGTGGTGTTTTAGCACTAAAAAGTTCTGATATGTCAGATGAAGAGATGAAAAATAAAGTAATCTATTTTATGAGTATTGATAAAGCAAAATTTAGAAATCCTGTAAGACCAGGAGATAGATTAGATTATGAATTAGAAGTTGTAAGAATGAAAAGTTCATTAATGACTCTTATTGGAAAAGCTTATGTTGATGGAAAATTAACAGCAGAAGCTGAACTTAAAGCTATGATAGTTGATAAATAA
- the lpxA gene encoding acyl-ACP--UDP-N-acetylglucosamine O-acyltransferase: MNNIHKTAIIEDGATLGDNITIGAYTIIGKDVKIGDGTIIDSHTVIEGKTTIGKNNHIFSHATIGTIPQDLKFNGEDVELIIGDNNKIREYTLFNPGTIGGGSITKIGSNNLFMGYTHVAHDCIIGDNCIFANGATLAGHVECADFVVIGGLTPVHQFCKIGTQVMVGGASAVAQDIPPFCLAEGNKAVLRGLNLTGLRRRFENREDIDAIKFAYKELFESGKPLQDVAHELFETNENKYVKELASFVLNTKRGIPFNRK, from the coding sequence ATGAATAACATTCACAAAACAGCAATAATTGAAGATGGAGCTACTTTAGGAGACAATATCACAATTGGAGCATACACAATTATTGGTAAAGATGTAAAAATTGGTGATGGAACAATTATTGATTCACATACAGTTATTGAAGGAAAAACTACAATTGGTAAAAACAATCATATTTTCTCACATGCAACAATTGGAACAATTCCTCAAGATTTAAAATTTAATGGTGAAGATGTTGAATTAATTATTGGAGATAACAATAAAATTAGAGAATACACTTTATTTAATCCAGGGACAATTGGTGGTGGTTCAATTACTAAAATAGGAAGTAACAACTTATTTATGGGATATACTCACGTTGCACATGATTGTATTATTGGGGATAATTGTATTTTTGCAAATGGTGCTACACTTGCTGGTCATGTTGAATGTGCAGATTTTGTTGTAATTGGTGGATTAACTCCAGTGCATCAATTTTGTAAAATTGGAACACAAGTTATGGTTGGTGGAGCATCAGCTGTTGCACAAGACATCCCTCCATTTTGTTTAGCAGAAGGCAATAAAGCAGTTCTTAGAGGATTAAACTTAACTGGTTTAAGAAGAAGATTTGAAAATAGAGAAGATATTGATGCTATAAAATTTGCGTATAAAGAACTTTTCGAATCAGGAAAACCTTTGCAAGATGTAGCACATGAGTTATTTGAAACAAATGAAAATAAATATGTAAAAGAATTAGCTAGTTTTGTATTAAATACAAAAAGAGGTATTCCTTTCAATAGAAAATAA